A region from the Serinibacter arcticus genome encodes:
- a CDS encoding ABC transporter permease — MSLTGPEATRGADAPATPGVAAVALEEKTVVPRRKTRRDGSAKLTWRKALRRDWQLYTFLIVPLVFLLIFRYLPMLGNIIAFRRFRPGGSIFGDEWVGLYYFEAFINNQQFWTVFWNTVILGGLTLLICFPLPIVLALLLNELRSRRAKKFVQTISYLPHFMSIVIVAGLVLQLTAVNGTVNQIVEAFGGDAVAFMQSPEWFRTIYVSSEVWQTVGWGTILYLAALTTIDSQLYEAARIDGANRWKQTWHITLPGIRPTMMVLLILNIGSFMAVGFEKVLLLQNPLIYSTADVISTYLYRVGIQSAQFSYGTAIGLFEALIGLVLVLSANAISRRVVGASLW, encoded by the coding sequence ATGAGCCTCACCGGGCCGGAGGCCACGCGCGGGGCCGACGCCCCGGCGACGCCCGGCGTCGCCGCCGTCGCCCTCGAGGAGAAGACGGTCGTCCCGCGCCGCAAGACCCGCCGCGACGGCAGCGCCAAGCTGACCTGGCGCAAGGCGCTGCGTCGCGACTGGCAGCTGTACACGTTCCTCATCGTGCCGCTGGTGTTCCTGCTGATCTTCCGCTACCTGCCGATGCTGGGAAACATCATCGCCTTCCGGCGGTTCCGTCCCGGCGGCTCGATCTTCGGCGACGAGTGGGTGGGCCTGTACTACTTCGAGGCCTTCATCAACAACCAGCAGTTCTGGACGGTGTTCTGGAACACCGTCATCCTCGGCGGGCTCACGCTGCTGATCTGCTTCCCGCTCCCGATCGTGCTCGCGCTCCTGCTGAACGAGCTCCGCTCGCGGCGCGCGAAGAAGTTCGTGCAGACGATCTCCTACCTGCCGCACTTCATGTCGATCGTCATCGTGGCCGGCCTCGTGCTGCAGCTCACGGCGGTCAACGGCACGGTGAACCAGATCGTGGAGGCGTTCGGCGGTGACGCGGTCGCCTTCATGCAGAGCCCGGAGTGGTTCCGCACGATCTACGTCTCCTCCGAGGTGTGGCAGACCGTGGGTTGGGGAACGATCCTCTACCTGGCCGCGCTGACCACCATCGACTCCCAGCTCTACGAGGCCGCGCGCATCGACGGCGCGAACCGGTGGAAGCAGACCTGGCACATCACGCTGCCCGGCATCCGCCCCACGATGATGGTGCTGCTCATCCTGAACATCGGGTCGTTCATGGCGGTGGGCTTCGAGAAGGTCCTCCTGCTGCAGAACCCGTTGATCTACTCGACGGCCGACGTCATCTCGACCTATCTCTACCGGGTCGGCATCCAGTCGGCCCAGTTCTCCTACGGCACCGCGATCGGCCTCTTCGAGGCCCTGATCGGGCTGGTGCTCGTCCTCAGCGCGAACGCCATCTCGCGCCGCGTGGTTGGAGCCTCGCTGTGGTGA
- a CDS encoding carbohydrate ABC transporter permease → MTDPLTRTPDIAEVRPEGGSLKDTTGYRVFRVVNVVILTLVCAVTLYPFLNLIAKAFSSEGFIAAGEVNLIPRGFNTATFAAVMSDPLFWTNYRNTFVYTVLGTVIAMAITTTYAYAISRPRLKGRTFFVGIAVFTMFFSGGLIPNYILVANFLGWRNSMWAIVVPGALSVFNLLVMKSFFENFPVELEEAASIDGLSTYGVFARIVLPLSKAVIATMTLFYAVSLWNSWFSAFLYLDDKNLFPVTVYLRNLIAAATGTEAVTGGAGGDAVQIGANIQSVTMLLTVLPIICFYPFIQKFFVSGVMLGSVKG, encoded by the coding sequence GTGACCGATCCCCTGACCAGGACGCCCGACATCGCGGAGGTCCGCCCCGAGGGCGGCTCCCTCAAGGACACGACGGGCTACCGCGTGTTCCGCGTGGTGAACGTCGTCATCCTCACGCTCGTCTGCGCCGTCACGCTCTACCCGTTCCTCAACCTGATCGCGAAGGCGTTCTCCTCGGAGGGCTTCATCGCGGCCGGCGAGGTCAACCTCATCCCGCGCGGCTTCAACACGGCCACGTTCGCCGCCGTGATGAGCGACCCGCTGTTCTGGACGAACTACCGCAACACGTTCGTCTACACGGTGCTCGGGACGGTGATCGCGATGGCGATCACCACGACGTACGCCTACGCGATCAGCCGGCCGCGACTCAAGGGCCGCACGTTCTTCGTCGGCATCGCCGTCTTCACGATGTTCTTCAGCGGCGGCCTCATCCCGAACTACATCCTCGTGGCCAACTTCCTGGGCTGGCGCAACTCGATGTGGGCGATCGTCGTCCCCGGGGCGCTGTCGGTCTTCAACCTCCTGGTCATGAAGTCGTTCTTCGAGAACTTCCCGGTCGAGCTCGAGGAGGCGGCCTCGATCGACGGCCTGTCCACCTACGGCGTCTTCGCCCGGATCGTCCTCCCGCTGTCGAAGGCCGTCATCGCGACGATGACGCTCTTCTACGCCGTCAGTCTGTGGAACTCGTGGTTCAGCGCGTTCCTCTACCTCGACGACAAGAACCTGTTCCCAGTCACGGTCTACCTGCGCAACCTCATCGCGGCCGCCACCGGCACCGAGGCCGTCACGGGTGGCGCCGGGGGCGACGCCGTCCAGATCGGCGCCAACATCCAGTCGGTCACCATGCTCCTCACGGTGCTGCCGATCATCTGCTTCTACCCGTTCATCCAGAAGTTCTTCGTCTCGGGCGTGATGCTCGGGTCGGTCAAGGGATGA